One Anoplopoma fimbria isolate UVic2021 breed Golden Eagle Sablefish chromosome 21, Afim_UVic_2022, whole genome shotgun sequence DNA segment encodes these proteins:
- the nanog gene encoding homeobox protein NANOG, giving the protein MADWKTQINYNYNPSYHAYAYGLVYQPGPEQNHGNMTTWGDTEVTDLSNYNAAGVTQAYYATAPRTREDSPPRSPEQHAVSGHGHYQGPGVVYLGDTQAGRLLLSGPQRAAYDARTHEARRAGSDSTSDSEAHTSPNSWSSGSSREGSLPQTDPASWAKKELDDEASGRGPDACEQVSGSLMEEPRTFAVTGNEGTNNTSPLHVPSTAPKKPCTAAVNTPKGKVRAAFSEGQMNALVQRFSAQRYLTPAEMKNLAELTGLTYKQVKTWFQNRRMKLRRHQKDTSWVSERYNKGSPIRGTMYTNVPSHAPPYQGEVRPQLKEHYNPHMMETAFKRTTPQNMAFYLAAMGSAAGSAGYPSWSPSSSQTAMPSRPQVAGWSMPPGVSHYEYNPNVFHTASAASANNTGQDTSFDSKDGEPVNSHGSLNTPIVHNGSQ; this is encoded by the exons ATGGCAGATTGGAAGACGCAGATCAATTACAACTACAACCCGTCCTACCACGCCTACGCATACGGCCTGGTGTACCAACCCGGGCCGGAGCAGAACCACGGGAACATGACCACCTGGGGAGACACCGAAGTCACGGATTTGAGCAACTACAACGCCGCCGGGGTCACACAGGCCTACTACGCCACCGCGCCGAGGACCCGGGAGGACTCTCCTCCTCGGAGTCCGGAGCAGCACGCCGTGAGCGGCCACGGTCACTACCAGGGCCCCGGGGTCGTCTACCTCGGTGACACCCAGGCGGGCCGTCTGCTCCTGTCCGGACCCCAGCGGGCTGCGTACGATGCACGGACACATGAGGCCAGGCGGGCCGGGAGCGATTCAACCAGCGACTCGGAGGCGCACACCTCACCAA ATTCATGGAGTTCTGGCAGCAGTAGAGAAGGAAGTCTACCACAGACAGACCCTGCCTCCTGGGCAAAGAAAGAGCTTGACGATGAGGCAAGTGGCAGGGGCCCTGATGCCTGCGAGCAGGTCTCCGGATCTCTCATGGAGGAGCCAAGGACCTTTGCGGTCACTGGAAATGAGGGCACCAACAACACTTCCCCCCTACATGTACCCTCAACTGCCCCAAAGAAGCCATgcactgctgctgtaaatacccCTAAGGGAAAGGTCCGTGCAGCCTTCTCAGAGGGTCAGATGAATGCTCTTGTCCAGCGCTTCAGTGCTCAGAGGTACCTCACCCCGGCTGAAATGAAGAACCTGGCAGAACTGACGGGGCTGACCTACAAACAG GTTAAGACCTGGTTTCAGAACAGAAGGATGAAGCTAAGGAGGCACCAGAAAGACACCAGCTGGGTGTCTGAGCGATACAACAAAGGCAGCCCCATACGTGGAACCATGTACACAAACGTCCCCTCACACGCGCCACCT TATCAGGGAGAAGTCCGACCTCAGCTCAAGGAGCATTACAATCCGCACATGATGGAGACGGCATTCAAGAGGACGACTCCCCAAAACATGGCCTTCTATCTGGCGGCTATGGGTTCTGCTGCCGGATCTGCTGGCTACCCCTCCTGGTCCCCCAGCTCATCACAGACTGCAATGCCCTCCAGGCCCCAGGTGGCTGGCTGGTCCATGCCCCCTGGCGTCAGCCACTACGAATACAACCCGAATGTATTCCACACCGCCAGCGCCGCGTCAGCAAATAACACTGGGCAGGACACGAGCTTCGACAGCAAAGATGGGGAGCCTGTCAACAGCCACGGGTCCTTGAACACGCCCATTGTACACAACGGCAGCCAGTAG
- the ipo4 gene encoding LOW QUALITY PROTEIN: importin-4 (The sequence of the model RefSeq protein was modified relative to this genomic sequence to represent the inferred CDS: inserted 2 bases in 1 codon), translated as MAEQLENILLQLTQPDNAVIQQATAQLKQAFKDPAIIPALCAVMSGSQNPQIRQSAAVMLRLRVKKHWKKISPEDRESLKAGVLQVFMQETEHTVQHSLSQLCAVMVKHETPDRWPALLQLLNQSTKSSNPHDRQVGLLLLNKVMESNPEPFKPHYCQLLQLFSTVLQDHNNPTALYYCILTLTAITAYTGTEEMNQMRAIIPSLIVALQHLIKADQGQASEAMEVFNELMESEVSIIVPHVADIVRFCLEVGSDTTLSDSLRVKALSCIAFLIKLKSKTVLKQKLLNPILQSIFPVLIAAPPPGEQDPEDEEDDSGDGADNDNPKHCAAQIIDTMALHMPPEKLFQQLMPLTQTCLASENPYERKGGLMCLAVLAEGCADHIRTKMLSSILQTVCQSLSDSNQVVRSASLFALGQFSEHLQPEVSKYCAELMPLLLGYLSSLNQAKVGHVTKAFYALENFMENLGADIEPYLPTLMDTMLSALNNAENLKIKELAVSAIGAIANAAKELLVPYFPPVIESLKGFLTTTTDEMRSLQTQSLDTLSVLARTIGKDVFSPLAAECVQLGLNLTDTIDDPDLRRCTYSLYSAVSTVSPDCLTPHLTAITTVMLLALKSNEGITAHVEEDKTFVLLDDDDDDDNEELKDTDEFLEDEPETDVHDVAGFSVENAYIDEKEDACDALGEIAFSTGAAFQPFLESSFQQVYEMRDFPHEDVRRAAFGAMGQFCRAQHQVWKENHTEANHQALLKLLDVVLPCFVETVRTEHERQVVMGVLETMNNVIKSCKEEAFKNPSRLKDISHVIRDVLKKKTVCQDGGGDEADDEDQQAEYDAMLQEFAGEGIPLVASSVPADNFAPFLNDLLPLLMSKAKSTCTVADRSFSVGTIGEILQALVSVSXGHGVAGRLSNRLLPVLVAGVRDSDPEVRNNSVFGLGCLAQATGQICASDYPMMLSVFSNMLTRESDLRVIDNLCAALCRMIMSNVEAVPLEQVVPALVERLPLKEDLEENKTVFSCLAMLYTHSPALVVKLMKPIVAASSHVIGNKDVDEETQHTLAKLMKAFAQHNSADFQAAVTSLPGEQQAKLSAVISAS; from the exons ATGGCAGAGCAACTTGAGAACATCCTTTTGCAGCTGACTCAGCCTGACAACGCTGTCATTCAGCAG GCCACCGCCCAGCTGAAACAGGCTTTCAAAGACCCAGCCATTATTCCAGCCCTGTGTGCTGTCATGAGTGGCTCCCAAAACCCTcag ATTCGCCAGTCAGctgcagtgatgctgaggttgAGAGTAAAGAAACACTGGAAGAAGATTAGCCCTGAGGATAGAGAGAG CCTTAAGGCAGGGGTGTTGCAGGTCTTCATGCAGGAAACGGA GCACACAGTGCAGCACTCACTCTCCCAACTGTGCGCAGTGATGGTTAAACATGAGACACCAGACCGCTGGCCTGCCCTGCTCCAGCTACTCAATCAATCCACCAAGAGCAGCAACCCTCATGACAGACAG GTTGGCCTCCTGCTGCTGAATAAGGTGATGGAGTCCAATCCTGAGCCTTTCAAGCCTCACTACTGCCAGCTGCTACAGCTGTTTAGTACTGTGCTGCAGGATCACAACAACCCAACGGCCTTGTACTACTGCATCCTCACCCTCACAGCCATAACTGCATACACTGGCACAGAAGAGATG AACCAGATGCGTGCTATCATCCCGAGTCTGATTGTCGCTCTGCAACACCTCATCAAGGCAGATCAG GGCCAAGCCAGTGAGGCCATGGAGGTGTTCAATGAGCTCATGGAGAGTGAGGTGTCCATCATTGTCCCTCATGTTGCCGATATTGTCCGCTTCTGCTTGGAG GTGGGCAGTGACACCACACTGAGTGACTCTCTGCGGGTGAAAGCACTTTCTTGTATTGCCTTCCTCATCAAGCTGAAGAGCAAG ACGGTGCTGAAGCAGAAGCTGCTGAACCCCATCCTGCAGTCCATTTTCCCTGTGCTGATTGCAGCTCCCCCACCTGGTGAGCAGGAcccagaggatgaggaggatgacagTGGAGATGGAGCAGACAATGACAATCCCAAACACTGTGCTGCTCAG attATTGACACTATGGCACTCCATATGCCCCCAGAAAAACTGTTTCAACAACTG ATGCCCCTCACCCAGACCTGCCTTGCCAGTGAAAACCCCTATGAGAGGAAAGGGGGACTCATGTGTCTTGCTGTGCTAGCTGAAGGATGTGCTGACCACATACGCACCAA GATGCTGTCATCAATACTGCAGACAGTGTGCCAGAGCCTTTCAGACAGTAATCAGGTGGTGCGCAGTGCCAGCCTTTTTGCCCTGGGACAGTTCTCTGAACATTTACAG CCTGAAGTGAGCAAATACTGTGCAGAGTTGATGCCTTTGCTGCTGGGCTACCTTTCTTCCTTGAACCAAGCCAAGGTCGGCCATGTCACTAAGGCCTTTTATGCCCTAGAGAACTTCATGGAGAACCTTG GAGCAGATATTGAGCCCTACCTGCCAACCCTGATGGACACAATGTTGTCTGCTCTTAACAACGCTGAAAACCTAAAGATAAAAGAGCTTGCCGTGTCTGCCATAGGGGCCATAG CCAATGCTGCCAAGGAGCTGCTGGTTCCCTACTTCCCTCCAGTTATTGAAAGCCTGAAGGGTTTCCTGACTACCACCACAGATGAAATGAGGTCTCTGCAAACTCAGTCCTTGG ATACGCTCTCTGTGCTGGCCCGTACCATCGGCAAAGATGTCTTCAGTCCTCTTGCTGCAGAGTGTGTTCAGCTTGGCCTCAACCTCACTGACACCATTGATGATCCTGACTTGAGACGCTGCAC GTACAGTCTATACTCCGCTGTATCCACAGTCAGCCCGGACTGCCTGACTCCTCACCTCACTGCCATCACAACAGTCATGCTGCTCGCTCTCAAGTCCAATGAGGGCATTACG GCACACGTTGAGGAGGACAAGACCTTTGTCCTGCTGgatgatgacgacgatgacGACAACGAAGAATTAAAAGACACCGATGAGTTTCTTGAAGATGAGCCTGAGACAGATGTCCATGATGTTGCAGG GTTCAGTGTGGAAAACGCCTACATTGATGAGAAGGAGGATGCCTGTGATGCGTTGGGAGAGATTGCCTTCAGCACTGG CGCTGCCTTCCAGCCCTTCCTGGAGTCCAGCTTCCAGCAGGTTTACGAGATGAGAGAT TTTCCCCATGAGGATGTCCGCAGGGCAGCATTTGGAGCCATGGGCCAGTTTTGTCGGGCTCAGCATCAAGTGTGGAAGGAGAATCACACTGAGGCCAACCACCAGG CCCTACTGAAGTTGCTGGATGTGGTGCTTCCGTGCTTTGTGGAAACCGTGCGAACAGAGCATGAGCGCCAAGTTGTGATGGGCGTCCTGGAAACCATGAACAATGTCATAAAATCCTGCAAGGAGGAGGCTTTCAAAAACCCTTCACGCCTCAAGGATATTAGCCATGTCATCCGTGATGTGCTTAAGAAAAAG ACTGTTTGTCAGGACGGTGGTGgtgatgaagctgatgatgaAGACCAACAG GCGGAGTATGATGCCATGCTCCAGGAGTTTGCCGGGGAAGGAATTCCCCTAGTGGCCTCCTCTGTGCCTGCAGACAACTTCGCCCCTTTCCTCAACGACCTGCTGCCTCTCCTCATGAGCAAAGCT AAATCCACCTGCACGGTGGCAGACCGGTCCTTCTCTGTGGGAACGATCGGAGAAATCCTGCAGGCGCTTGTGAGCGTATC GGGCCACGGTGTGGCGGGCAGACTGTCAAATCGTTTGCTTCCTGTTCTGGTAGCTGGAGTGAGGGACAGTGATCCTGAGGTCCGCAACAACAGCGTGTTCGGACTGGGATGTCTGGCCCAGGCAACTGGACAAATATGTGCATC AGACTATCCCATGatgctgtctgtgttttccaACATGCTGACCAGAGAGTCGGACCTCAGGgtgattgacaacctgtgtGCCGCCCTCTGCAGGATGATCATGAGCAATGTGGAAGCTGTCCCTCTGGAGCAG GTTGTGCCTGCTCTGGTGGAACGTCTCCCCCTCAAAGAGGACCTGGAGGAGAACAAGACGGTGTTCAGCTGCCTGGCTATGCTCTACACTCACAGTCCTGCTCTG gtTGTGAAGCTTATGAAGCCCATAGTTGCAGCTTCCAGTCATGTCATTGGCAACAAGGATGTTGATGAAG AAACCCAGCACACTTTGGCCAAGCTGATGAAAGCATTTGCCCAGCACAACTCTGCAGACTTCCAAGCAGCTGTGACCTCACTTCCTGGAGAGCAGCAGGCCAAACTTAGTGCGGTCATCTCTGCCTCATAG
- the si:ch211-196f5.2 gene encoding uncharacterized protein si:ch211-196f5.2, with product MVRVELEWDIPMSVTLPVQMEPDPAHQPFPFLDTTLADLGIQESEVKERVVWVDTKKTQVKNKAGKLKEKEITILEVRVKAQKPGDKQLQEVLYSTEAHTDRSFCRTGMDILPWKHRCTGEDGLTPVQMTMALDVENKQPDSTDDQEHREI from the exons ATGGTGCGTGTAGAGCTGGAGTGGGACATCCCCATGTCGGTGACACTGCCCGTCCAGATGGAGCCAGACCCGGCACACCAACCATTCCCCTTCCTGGACACGACACTGGCCGACCTGGGCATCCAAGA gtcAGAGGTGAAGGAGAGGGTGGTGTGGGTGGACACCAAGAAGACCCAGGTTAAGAACAAAGCAGGGAagctgaaggagaaggagatCACCATCCTGGAG GTGAGAGTGAAAGCCCAGAAGCCTGGAGACAAACAGCTCCAGGAGGTCCTGTACAGCACTGAGGCCCACACCGACCGCTCCTTCTGTCGCACAGGAATGGACATCCTGCCCTGGAAACACAGATGCACAG GGGAGGACGGACTGACACCGGTGCAGATGACTATGGCCTTGGACGTGGAAAACAAGCAGCCTGACTCTACTGATGACCAGGAACACCGGGAGATCTGA